A window of Tautonia plasticadhaerens contains these coding sequences:
- a CDS encoding FliA/WhiG family RNA polymerase sigma factor, giving the protein MTAKVDVDVAELWRQFKEHPTTELRNRLVERYLPLVKYNAERIWQRLPEGVDLDDLISAGVFGLMDAIDAFDLGRGVKFETYCVPRIRGAMLDELRTMDWVPRLVRAKATKMEEARKTLEAEHGRPPTDRELAERLGLSMGEYEKMAMDSNAVGLISLNKKWYETDSYKDVREIDILEDKKGEDPTRRLQRKDLMRMVTKGLNRNERLIIILYYYEELTMKEIGATLDLSESRVSQMHSSIIQRLQAQLNGRRPEFGT; this is encoded by the coding sequence ATGACTGCCAAGGTGGACGTGGATGTCGCTGAACTCTGGCGTCAATTCAAGGAACACCCGACCACCGAGTTGCGGAACCGGCTCGTCGAGCGCTATCTGCCGCTGGTCAAGTACAACGCCGAGCGGATCTGGCAACGACTGCCCGAGGGCGTCGACCTCGACGACCTCATCTCCGCCGGCGTCTTCGGCCTGATGGACGCCATCGACGCCTTCGACCTCGGCCGGGGCGTGAAGTTCGAGACCTACTGCGTGCCCCGGATCCGCGGTGCCATGCTCGACGAGCTGCGCACCATGGACTGGGTCCCTCGGCTGGTCCGGGCCAAGGCGACCAAGATGGAGGAGGCCCGCAAGACCCTCGAAGCCGAGCACGGCCGCCCGCCCACCGACCGGGAGCTGGCCGAACGCCTCGGCCTGAGCATGGGCGAATACGAGAAGATGGCGATGGACTCCAACGCCGTCGGCCTCATCTCGCTCAACAAGAAGTGGTACGAGACGGACAGCTACAAGGACGTCCGCGAGATCGACATCCTGGAGGACAAGAAGGGGGAGGACCCCACCCGTCGCCTCCAGCGCAAGGATCTCATGCGGATGGTGACCAAGGGGCTCAACCGCAACGAGCGCCTGATCATCATCCTCTACTACTACGAGGAGCTGACGATGAAGGAGATCGGCGCGACCCTGGACCTCTCCGAGTCCCGGGTCTCGCAGATGCACTCCTCGATCATCCAGCGGCTCCAGGCCCAGCTCAACGGCCGGCGTCCCGAGTTCGGCACCTGA
- a CDS encoding nucleotide-binding protein — protein MTLASQGNPMPDQADLLRKRIKTEPLPAPSPTRPGPAPAPARSLLITSGKGGVGTSNLTLNLAVALGMMGRRVVLIDADAGLANLDLLCGLSLDRDLGDAMAEDRPLAETIVDGPESIRFLSGVHAARAADGAVEAARDRLAAELPDIARQTEAEFVLIDGGSGLAPSGSMLASAVDSVVVVASPEPTALADAQAVVARLRKRQGCPPIRSVIGQARSSAEAIEALDRLSSACRSFLGAAVRPVGPGFVRFDPKVATAVRRRRPFLLDAPGCEASRCIRRLARAVAAEADEASGSAPRRPGLLAALIGRGSPEMASR, from the coding sequence ATGACCCTCGCCAGCCAGGGGAACCCCATGCCCGACCAGGCCGACCTGCTCCGCAAGCGGATCAAGACCGAGCCCTTGCCCGCGCCCTCCCCGACCCGACCCGGGCCCGCCCCGGCCCCGGCCCGTTCGCTGCTGATCACCAGCGGCAAGGGGGGCGTCGGCACCTCGAACCTGACGTTGAACCTGGCCGTCGCCCTGGGCATGATGGGCCGCCGGGTGGTCCTGATCGACGCCGACGCCGGCCTGGCGAACCTCGACCTGCTCTGCGGCCTGTCGCTCGACCGGGACCTCGGCGACGCCATGGCCGAGGACCGCCCCCTGGCCGAGACGATCGTCGACGGCCCCGAGTCCATCCGCTTCCTCTCCGGCGTCCACGCCGCCCGCGCCGCCGACGGCGCCGTCGAGGCCGCCCGGGACCGCCTGGCCGCCGAGCTGCCCGACATCGCCCGGCAGACCGAGGCCGAGTTCGTCCTGATCGACGGCGGCTCGGGCCTGGCCCCCAGCGGCTCGATGCTGGCCTCGGCGGTCGACTCGGTCGTCGTCGTCGCCTCCCCCGAGCCGACGGCCCTGGCCGACGCCCAGGCGGTCGTCGCCCGCCTGAGGAAGCGGCAGGGCTGCCCGCCGATCCGCTCGGTGATCGGCCAGGCCCGCTCCAGCGCCGAGGCGATCGAGGCGCTGGACCGCCTCTCCTCGGCCTGCCGATCGTTCCTGGGCGCCGCCGTGCGGCCGGTCGGCCCCGGCTTCGTCCGCTTCGACCCGAAGGTGGCCACGGCCGTCCGCCGCCGCCGCCCGTTCCTGCTCGACGCCCCCGGCTGCGAGGCCTCGCGCTGCATCAGGCGCCTGGCCCGGGCCGTCGCCGCCGAGGCCGACGAGGCCTCCGGCTCGGCCCCCCGACGTCCCGGCCTGCTGGCGGCGCTCATCGGCCGCGGTTCGCCTGAAATGGCGTCTCGATAA
- a CDS encoding flagellar biosynthesis protein FlhF: MPQPAPRTYRAGTLKEALARVRRDLGGSAVILGTRELRRRRLLGLGGRELVEVTAAPPGARAGRGGIEVSARVDRVGPASPPPPARPGLDDRLGRVHEAVEGLTRLGMLDHLLIDVPTELAPTYARLLDAEIPEHLARRLVRFVADSVEPDEMHRPEAVEEALRRGIGLCLPVAPPVGAVAGTRRVVALVGPTGVGKTTTVAKLAANAKLGLGLKVGLVTVDTYRIAAVEQLRTYAEIIDLPLAVADAPGRMPGALDDLGPVDLALVDTAGRSPRDEVKIRELAAFLAVCRPDEVHLVLSAAAGEKSLRAVVDRFEPLGFDRLILTKLDEADGLGAVLGVVSRASRPISYLTTGQGVPDDIEPADGDRLAALILGREAPS; this comes from the coding sequence ATGCCCCAGCCCGCCCCCCGAACCTACCGAGCCGGCACGCTGAAGGAGGCCCTCGCCCGGGTCCGTCGCGACCTGGGCGGCTCGGCGGTCATCCTCGGCACGAGGGAGCTGCGCCGCCGCCGGCTGCTCGGCCTCGGGGGGCGGGAGCTGGTCGAGGTGACGGCCGCGCCGCCCGGGGCCCGAGCCGGCCGGGGGGGGATCGAGGTCTCGGCCCGCGTCGATCGGGTCGGCCCGGCGTCGCCCCCGCCCCCGGCCCGGCCGGGGCTCGACGACCGGCTCGGCCGGGTGCATGAGGCGGTCGAGGGCCTGACCCGGCTCGGGATGCTCGACCACCTGCTCATCGACGTGCCGACCGAGCTGGCGCCGACCTACGCCCGGCTGCTCGACGCCGAGATCCCCGAGCACCTGGCCCGGAGGCTCGTCCGGTTCGTGGCCGACTCGGTCGAGCCCGACGAGATGCACCGGCCCGAGGCGGTGGAGGAGGCCTTGCGCCGGGGCATCGGCCTCTGCCTCCCCGTGGCGCCGCCGGTCGGCGCCGTGGCGGGGACGCGGCGGGTGGTCGCCCTGGTCGGCCCGACCGGCGTGGGCAAGACGACCACCGTGGCCAAGCTCGCGGCCAACGCCAAGCTCGGGCTCGGGCTCAAGGTCGGCCTGGTGACGGTCGACACCTACCGCATCGCCGCGGTCGAACAATTGAGGACGTACGCCGAGATCATCGACCTCCCCCTCGCCGTGGCCGACGCCCCCGGCCGGATGCCCGGGGCGCTCGACGACCTCGGCCCCGTCGACCTCGCCCTCGTCGACACCGCCGGCCGGAGCCCCCGGGACGAGGTGAAGATCCGGGAGCTGGCCGCCTTCCTCGCCGTCTGCCGGCCCGACGAGGTCCACCTCGTGCTCTCGGCCGCCGCCGGGGAGAAGAGCCTCCGCGCGGTCGTCGACCGCTTCGAGCCGCTCGGCTTCGACCGGCTGATCCTGACCAAGCTCGACGAGGCCGACGGCCTGGGCGCCGTGCTCGGCGTCGTCTCCCGGGCCTCCCGACCGATCAGCTACCTGACCACCGGCCAGGGCGTGCCCGACGACATCGAGCCCGCCGACGGGGACCGCCTCGCCGCCCTGATCCTGGGCCGGGAGGCGCCCTCGTGA
- a CDS encoding flagellar biosynthesis protein FlhA: MPASPHRMIALGRSTIVDAALPVAIVGAVLVLIVPVPPGALDLLLAGNIALAVVVLLTTLAIRTPLEFSAFPTILLTTALTRLVLNVATTRLILTRGGTEGLDAAGGVVQAFGEFVSGDEVIVGAVIFLILVAIQFLVITKGAGRIGEVAARFMLDGMPGKQMAIDADLHAGAIDAAEAARRRDGVQRQADFFAAMDGAGKFVRGDAMAGVVITAINIVGGLAIGVIRFEMAPLEAVEVFTKLTIGDGLVAQVPAFLTSLAAGLIVTRSSGESDLGRDVVGQLLGRPEVMTVSAVSIGLLAFTGLPAVPLLTVAAGLGAGAYVASRSKPLGEAAGSEPTAPEPTTRHEAPTPSAPAPSGTLAEGMSERMEDLLHVDPLELEIGFRLIALADPTRGGDLLDRIRTVRHRVARELGLIVPQVRIRDEMGLPPHDYRIKIRGAVVGQGTAFVGRLLAVPPAGLTGPQVHGRDGVDPATGRPAVWIHADGREPAERAGCRIVEPSASIAEHFGEIVARHADELMTHEQVYRLLDRARETSPALVIEVVPGMLRAGEVQRVLQNLLRERVSVRDLETILEALAEHAGRTRDTDDLTECVRRALGRRIAQQYLGLDGRLRVVSVDAPLDARLVAAAREEDRPTEALGEDSARGVVRAVADGVAAAVAGGVHPVILCSAEARPVLKDLTRADLPRLVVLSRREVPRDTPIEVIGTVVEQDPPEGPVPPVPAPASGIPSILRGPHAPISTRAPADPRRGTAAGEGRSTDAR, from the coding sequence ATGCCCGCGTCCCCCCATCGCATGATCGCCCTCGGCCGCTCGACGATCGTGGACGCGGCCCTGCCCGTCGCCATCGTCGGCGCCGTGCTCGTGCTCATCGTGCCGGTGCCGCCGGGGGCGCTCGACCTGCTGCTGGCCGGCAACATCGCGCTGGCCGTGGTCGTCCTGCTGACGACCCTGGCGATCCGGACCCCGCTGGAATTCAGCGCCTTCCCGACCATCCTGCTGACGACCGCCCTGACCCGCCTGGTGCTCAACGTGGCCACCACCCGGCTGATCCTCACCCGGGGCGGGACCGAGGGCCTCGACGCCGCCGGGGGGGTCGTCCAGGCGTTCGGCGAGTTCGTCTCGGGGGACGAGGTGATCGTCGGCGCCGTCATCTTCCTGATCCTGGTGGCGATCCAGTTCCTGGTCATCACCAAGGGGGCGGGGAGGATCGGCGAGGTGGCCGCGCGGTTCATGCTCGACGGGATGCCGGGCAAGCAGATGGCCATCGACGCCGACCTGCACGCCGGGGCCATCGACGCCGCCGAGGCCGCCCGGCGCCGCGACGGCGTCCAGCGCCAGGCCGACTTCTTCGCCGCCATGGACGGCGCCGGCAAGTTCGTCCGCGGCGACGCGATGGCCGGCGTCGTCATCACGGCCATCAACATCGTCGGCGGCCTGGCCATCGGCGTCATCCGCTTCGAGATGGCGCCGCTCGAGGCGGTCGAGGTCTTCACGAAGCTGACCATCGGCGACGGCCTGGTGGCCCAGGTGCCCGCCTTCCTGACCTCGCTGGCCGCGGGCCTGATCGTCACCCGATCCTCGGGGGAGTCGGACCTGGGCCGCGACGTGGTCGGCCAGTTGCTCGGCCGCCCCGAGGTGATGACCGTCTCGGCCGTCTCGATCGGCCTGCTCGCCTTCACCGGCCTGCCGGCCGTGCCGCTGCTGACCGTCGCCGCCGGGCTGGGGGCCGGGGCGTATGTCGCCTCCCGGTCGAAGCCCCTCGGCGAGGCCGCCGGGTCGGAGCCGACCGCGCCCGAGCCGACGACTCGCCACGAAGCGCCGACGCCGTCGGCCCCGGCCCCCTCGGGGACGCTCGCCGAGGGGATGAGCGAGCGGATGGAGGACCTGCTCCACGTCGACCCCCTGGAGCTGGAGATCGGCTTCCGCCTGATCGCCCTGGCCGACCCCACCCGGGGCGGCGACCTGCTCGACCGCATCCGGACCGTCCGCCACCGGGTCGCCCGGGAACTGGGGCTGATCGTCCCGCAGGTCCGGATCCGGGACGAGATGGGCTTGCCCCCGCACGACTACCGGATCAAGATCCGGGGCGCCGTGGTGGGGCAGGGGACCGCCTTCGTCGGCCGGCTGCTCGCCGTCCCCCCCGCCGGGCTGACCGGGCCCCAGGTCCACGGCAGGGACGGCGTCGACCCCGCCACCGGGCGCCCGGCGGTCTGGATCCACGCCGACGGCCGGGAGCCGGCCGAGCGGGCCGGGTGCCGGATCGTCGAGCCCTCGGCCTCCATCGCCGAGCACTTCGGCGAGATCGTCGCCCGGCACGCCGACGAGCTGATGACCCACGAGCAGGTCTACCGCCTGCTCGACCGGGCCCGGGAGACCTCCCCCGCGCTGGTCATCGAGGTCGTCCCCGGCATGCTCCGGGCCGGGGAGGTCCAGCGCGTCCTGCAGAACCTCCTGCGGGAACGGGTGAGCGTCCGGGACCTGGAGACGATCCTCGAGGCCCTGGCCGAGCACGCCGGCCGGACCCGGGACACCGACGACCTGACCGAATGCGTCCGGCGCGCCCTCGGCCGCCGGATCGCCCAGCAGTACCTCGGCCTCGACGGCCGCCTCCGGGTCGTCTCCGTCGACGCCCCGCTCGACGCCCGGCTCGTCGCCGCCGCCCGCGAGGAGGACCGCCCGACCGAGGCCCTCGGCGAGGACTCCGCCCGGGGGGTCGTCCGGGCCGTGGCCGACGGCGTCGCCGCCGCCGTGGCCGGCGGCGTCCACCCGGTCATCCTCTGCTCCGCCGAGGCCCGCCCGGTGCTCAAGGACCTCACCCGGGCCGACCTGCCCCGGCTCGTCGTCCTGAGCCGCCGGGAAGTCCCCCGGGACACGCCGATCGAGGTCATCGGCACCGTCGTCGAGCAGGACCCCCCCGAAGGCCCCGTGCCCCCGGTGCCGGCCCCGGCCTCGGGCATCCCGTCCATCCTCCGAGGGCCCCACGCGCCGATCTCCACCCGGGCCCCGGCCGACCCCCGACGCGGGACGGCGGCGGGGGAGGGGCGATCGACGGACGCGAGATGA
- a CDS encoding flotillin family protein: MNPIPLLLVAQVPAVEGNIWPVVGAALFAIAAFSIVTTGVKCYKRCPSNKILVKWGAGSGKQAAKCVQGGGEFVVPIIQDYDYLSLEPIQIEIPLRGALSFENIRVNVPSVFTVAIGSDPQVQQNAAIRLLGLSREQVSSQASDIIFGQLRQVIASMTIEDINRDREKFLENIQLSLESELNKIGLVLLNVNITDLTDDSGYIEAIGRKAASTAVNQAEIDVAEQQKKGSIGVARAEQEKAVEVANAEKLREIGTKTAERDRTLQVAELTRAQQVGVESARFQQQAGIKDAERGMRIQLADADALAIAGENEAKAKIAASKAELNVKEAEAYQIGETRRREAEAAVAEAQFRAQAKAALAEAEKVEAEQRAKLEAQAKAEKARVIVDAEAAAERRRLEARAEADAVFARLEAEARGQYEQLARKAEGLKAIVEACGGSQQAFQLLMLEHMDKLSETAAQAISNIKFDKVVVWDAGANGHNGQGDGPGVGATAGFLRNMAHTLPPMLQIMQEIGGVKMPDYFGKMVGDDPGKGKGEGESSPNGSAPEHAEAGTGGEPKGGRPGPGPSRGPGNRPSKS; the protein is encoded by the coding sequence ATGAACCCGATCCCGCTCCTGCTCGTCGCCCAGGTCCCCGCCGTGGAGGGGAACATCTGGCCGGTCGTCGGCGCCGCGTTGTTCGCGATCGCGGCGTTCAGCATCGTGACGACGGGCGTGAAGTGCTACAAGCGGTGCCCGTCGAACAAGATCCTGGTGAAGTGGGGGGCCGGCTCGGGCAAGCAGGCGGCCAAGTGCGTGCAGGGCGGCGGCGAGTTCGTCGTGCCAATCATCCAGGATTATGATTATCTGAGCCTGGAGCCGATCCAGATCGAGATCCCCCTGCGGGGGGCGCTGTCGTTCGAGAACATCCGGGTGAACGTGCCGAGCGTCTTCACGGTGGCGATCGGCTCGGACCCGCAGGTGCAGCAGAACGCGGCGATCCGCCTGCTGGGCCTGAGCCGGGAGCAGGTGAGCAGCCAGGCCAGCGACATCATCTTCGGCCAGCTCCGCCAGGTGATCGCCTCGATGACGATCGAGGACATCAACCGGGACCGCGAGAAGTTCCTGGAGAACATCCAGCTCTCGCTGGAGTCGGAGCTGAACAAGATCGGCCTGGTGCTGCTGAACGTCAACATCACCGACCTGACGGACGACTCGGGCTACATCGAGGCCATCGGCCGCAAGGCCGCCAGCACGGCGGTCAACCAGGCCGAGATCGACGTGGCCGAGCAACAGAAGAAGGGGTCGATCGGCGTCGCCCGCGCCGAGCAGGAGAAGGCCGTCGAGGTGGCCAACGCCGAGAAGCTCCGGGAGATCGGCACCAAGACCGCCGAGCGCGACCGGACGCTCCAGGTGGCCGAGCTGACGAGGGCCCAGCAGGTCGGCGTCGAATCCGCCCGCTTCCAGCAGCAGGCGGGCATCAAGGACGCCGAGCGCGGCATGCGGATCCAGCTGGCCGACGCCGACGCCCTGGCCATCGCCGGCGAGAACGAGGCCAAGGCGAAGATCGCCGCCAGCAAGGCCGAGCTGAACGTGAAGGAGGCCGAGGCGTATCAGATCGGCGAGACCCGGCGCCGGGAGGCCGAGGCCGCCGTGGCCGAGGCCCAGTTCCGGGCCCAGGCCAAGGCCGCCCTGGCCGAGGCAGAGAAGGTGGAGGCCGAGCAGCGGGCCAAGCTCGAAGCCCAGGCCAAGGCCGAGAAGGCCCGGGTCATCGTCGACGCCGAGGCCGCCGCCGAGCGCCGACGCCTGGAGGCCCGGGCCGAGGCGGACGCCGTCTTCGCCCGGCTGGAGGCCGAGGCCCGGGGCCAGTACGAGCAGCTCGCCAGGAAGGCCGAGGGCCTCAAGGCCATCGTCGAGGCCTGCGGCGGGTCGCAGCAGGCGTTCCAGCTGCTGATGCTCGAACACATGGACAAGCTCTCCGAGACGGCCGCCCAGGCGATCTCGAACATCAAGTTCGACAAGGTGGTCGTCTGGGACGCCGGGGCCAACGGCCACAACGGCCAGGGCGACGGCCCCGGGGTGGGGGCCACCGCCGGGTTCCTCCGCAACATGGCGCATACCCTGCCGCCGATGCTCCAGATCATGCAGGAGATCGGCGGGGTGAAGATGCCCGACTACTTCGGCAAGATGGTCGGAGACGACCCCGGCAAGGGCAAGGGAGAGGGCGAGTCCTCCCCCAACGGCTCGGCCCCCGAGCACGCCGAGGCCGGCACCGGGGGAGAGCCGAAGGGCGGGCGTCCCGGCCCCGGTCCGAGCCGGGGCCCCGGGAACCGGCCCTCAAAGTCGTAG
- a CDS encoding EscU/YscU/HrcU family type III secretion system export apparatus switch protein yields MSDDRTLEPSPRRLREARDRGMVPVSGELTAAVGLLAASAALGVWGEGLLSGMLGLIREGLSGEDLAVADASTFVALVRSAIGSVASPMAVILAVPVLASLVAHQVQAGGLFRPGLALPDPARLRPGASAGTPGDRLGRAAGLVARAVVLVALTWWAIRGVLRDPAASTASDPSEVIRLAGGTLHASISRLGLALLAVGLVHRAVQVRRLDARLRISPREQREEQREQGGNPGIRARLRAGRRGEPAPGVAEPAGPGAI; encoded by the coding sequence ATGTCCGACGATCGCACGCTCGAACCCTCTCCCCGGCGGCTCCGGGAGGCCCGGGATCGCGGGATGGTGCCGGTCAGCGGCGAGCTGACCGCCGCGGTCGGCCTGCTGGCGGCGTCGGCGGCGCTGGGGGTCTGGGGCGAGGGGCTGCTCTCGGGGATGCTCGGGCTGATCCGGGAGGGGCTCTCCGGCGAGGACCTCGCGGTCGCCGACGCCTCGACGTTCGTCGCCCTCGTCCGCTCGGCGATCGGCTCGGTCGCGTCGCCGATGGCGGTCATCCTGGCGGTGCCGGTGCTGGCGAGCCTGGTGGCCCATCAGGTCCAGGCCGGCGGGCTCTTCCGGCCGGGCCTGGCCCTCCCCGACCCGGCCCGGCTCCGGCCGGGAGCCTCGGCGGGGACCCCCGGTGACCGCCTCGGCCGGGCCGCCGGCCTGGTGGCCCGGGCCGTGGTGCTGGTCGCCCTGACCTGGTGGGCGATCCGGGGCGTCCTCCGAGATCCCGCCGCCTCGACCGCGTCCGACCCCTCGGAGGTGATCCGGCTCGCGGGGGGGACGCTCCATGCCTCGATCTCCCGGCTGGGCCTGGCCCTGCTGGCGGTCGGCCTGGTCCACCGCGCGGTGCAGGTCCGGCGGCTCGACGCCCGGCTGCGCATCTCTCCCCGGGAGCAGCGTGAGGAGCAGCGCGAGCAGGGGGGGAATCCCGGCATCCGTGCCCGCCTCCGGGCGGGGAGGCGGGGGGAACCGGCCCCCGGGGTCGCCGAGCCCGCCGGCCCCGGTGCGATCTGA
- a CDS encoding flagellar biosynthetic protein FliR — translation MPPPPFDLLGSPAAFLLVLSRSVGLVWALAWLAGGAGAGLRVRLAASAVIAAAVSPLVGDDVPTSSDPLALGGLALYEAMAGAVLGIGAGLIAAAARLAGEVIGAQAGLSAAASIAPGPGAEDGPEPPLATLGGLVALATFAALDGPFRLMIALAGSYRIGPAGGVGVVGVTGEASLRSAFAMVSQAIGLALRLAAPIALALLVAQVAVGLLARSAPALSSFSAWLPVRLGIGLLLTLLGVAGMASALASAWSATLPAG, via the coding sequence ATGCCCCCGCCGCCCTTCGACCTGCTCGGCAGCCCGGCCGCGTTCCTGCTGGTGCTGTCGAGATCGGTGGGCCTGGTCTGGGCGCTGGCCTGGCTGGCGGGGGGGGCGGGGGCCGGGCTGCGGGTCCGGCTGGCGGCGTCGGCGGTGATCGCCGCGGCGGTGTCGCCGCTGGTGGGGGACGACGTGCCGACCTCGTCGGATCCGCTCGCCCTGGGCGGCCTCGCCCTGTACGAGGCGATGGCAGGCGCCGTCCTGGGGATCGGCGCGGGGCTGATCGCCGCGGCGGCCCGGCTGGCGGGGGAGGTGATCGGGGCCCAGGCCGGGCTCTCGGCCGCCGCCTCGATCGCCCCCGGGCCCGGGGCCGAGGACGGCCCGGAGCCCCCCCTGGCCACGCTCGGCGGCCTGGTCGCCCTGGCGACCTTCGCCGCGCTCGACGGCCCCTTCCGGCTGATGATCGCCCTGGCCGGGAGCTATCGCATCGGCCCGGCGGGGGGCGTCGGCGTCGTCGGCGTGACCGGCGAGGCGTCCCTGCGGTCGGCATTCGCCATGGTCTCCCAGGCGATCGGCCTGGCCCTCCGGCTGGCGGCGCCCATCGCCCTGGCGTTGCTCGTGGCCCAGGTCGCCGTCGGGCTGCTCGCCCGGTCGGCCCCGGCCCTGTCCAGCTTCTCGGCCTGGCTCCCGGTCCGGCTGGGGATCGGCCTGCTGCTGACCCTGCTCGGCGTGGCCGGGATGGCCTCGGCGCTCGCCTCGGCGTGGTCAGCGACGCTCCCGGCTGGATAA
- a CDS encoding flagellar biosynthetic protein FliQ produces MGDAVLIGATREAVRLALLLAAGPLGAALVVGLLAALGQAMTQMNEPTVGLVARLLAVAAVTVLLLPWLLARWLDFAAAALGGFPELL; encoded by the coding sequence ATGGGAGACGCGGTTCTCATCGGCGCGACCCGGGAGGCGGTCCGCCTGGCCTTGCTGCTGGCGGCCGGGCCGCTGGGGGCGGCGCTCGTGGTCGGGCTCCTCGCGGCCCTCGGCCAGGCGATGACCCAGATGAACGAGCCGACGGTCGGCCTCGTCGCCCGACTGCTCGCGGTCGCCGCCGTCACGGTGCTGCTGCTCCCCTGGCTCCTCGCCCGCTGGCTCGACTTCGCCGCCGCCGCCCTGGGAGGGTTCCCGGAGTTGCTCTGA
- a CDS encoding flagellar type III secretion system pore protein FliP, whose protein sequence is MRRSTPGPQDRPADRRRPAVNFIIGPGVLLLGLLAGPLALGGEGGGVPPSPAGPSLMGVDPAMFDRWSIELDEAVAPASAVQSAGAGEAVVAPPARDELERVARTVGLFAAVSLAPVAVLMATAFVRINVVLLLLRQAIGSPQVPGNQVLMALSLLLTAMVMAPAAESVYRDAIAPYADGELSAEEAWRAGSGPIKAFMLDQIRRTGHDRYLEALEARAAEVGGGSGGAGGAGSASSSPPLRVVAPAFLISELTTALWIGFVIYLPFLVIDLVASAVLAATGLIMLPPAQVALPLKLAVFVLADGWWLVADALLRTFAVGSPGGG, encoded by the coding sequence ATGAGGCGATCGACCCCGGGACCGCAGGATCGGCCCGCCGACCGTCGTCGGCCCGCCGTCAACTTCATCATCGGCCCGGGCGTGCTCCTGCTCGGCCTGCTGGCGGGGCCCCTCGCCCTCGGCGGCGAGGGGGGCGGCGTCCCGCCCTCCCCGGCGGGACCCTCGCTGATGGGCGTCGACCCGGCGATGTTCGACCGGTGGTCGATCGAACTCGACGAGGCGGTCGCCCCGGCCTCCGCCGTGCAGTCGGCCGGCGCCGGGGAGGCGGTCGTCGCCCCCCCGGCCCGGGACGAGCTGGAGCGGGTCGCGCGGACGGTCGGCCTGTTCGCGGCCGTCTCGCTGGCGCCGGTCGCGGTGCTGATGGCGACGGCGTTCGTGCGGATCAATGTCGTCCTGCTGCTGCTCCGGCAGGCGATCGGCAGCCCCCAGGTGCCGGGCAATCAGGTGCTCATGGCCCTCTCCCTGCTGCTGACGGCGATGGTCATGGCCCCGGCCGCCGAGTCGGTCTACCGGGACGCCATCGCACCCTATGCCGACGGCGAGCTGTCGGCCGAGGAGGCCTGGCGGGCCGGCTCCGGGCCGATCAAGGCCTTCATGCTCGACCAGATCCGCCGCACCGGGCACGACCGATACCTCGAGGCCCTGGAGGCCCGCGCGGCCGAGGTCGGCGGCGGATCGGGGGGGGCGGGGGGGGCGGGGTCGGCCTCGTCGTCGCCGCCGCTCCGCGTGGTCGCCCCGGCCTTCCTCATCAGCGAGCTGACGACGGCGCTCTGGATCGGCTTCGTCATCTACCTGCCGTTCCTGGTGATCGACCTGGTGGCCTCGGCCGTGCTCGCGGCCACCGGGCTGATCATGTTGCCCCCGGCCCAGGTGGCCCTGCCGCTGAAGCTGGCGGTCTTCGTGCTGGCCGACGGCTGGTGGCTGGTGGCCGACGCCCTGCTGCGCACCTTCGCCGTCGGCTCCCCCGGCGGCGGATGA